CTACACATGTCATGATTTTTTCAGTATGGTGTTGCGCTTGAAATGGCGTTTAGGTGTATACGATGAGTTTTCTCTACATGGCATATGGCGTTGCGATGCTTTTGGCAATGATGCTCTGCATGTTTGTCCTCACCTTACTGGGCAATTTCATGCTCAGCAAAGACCAATTGAACAATGTGATTACTCCGCTTTTCTTTGTTGGATTGGCAGTGATGGGCTTACTCAATATACGTAGAGCACCCGAGAAAAAGTATATCAATGCCCTACTGCTTAGCTTAATGTTGGTAGCGCTTATGGGTATTTTTATTTATATCAGTGGTTATATTCCGAAAACCTTTCATCTATTCATGATCACAAGTTTTCTCAGCTTGCAACTGGGCAGCGTGATGTACTTCATTGTAAGCAAGCTAAAAATTCTAACGCGAATTAACCCATACTGAGGGCTGATCTGAAATCGGGCTTAAATCCAAATCATCGATAATATAGAGTGTATTGGCGTCTATTATGGTTTGGCCTTGATCTAAATATTTCTGCTCAAGTACGCCATTGTTTTCACTAAACCCATAATCATCATCATTGATTACCGCCAAATGCGACTCATCGATGACCCACAAACCTTCTACTTTATCGTGTGGATAATCTAAGCGTTCAACCAAGTCCACCACCAAGTGCTTATCTACGGCTCGAATGCCTAAATCTACTAAGGCATCCCAACCATTGGCCATAACATATTGCTCTAAAGTTTGACCGTGTAGAGTTAAACCCAAAGCGGGATCTTGTTTAAAGACATCACTGTCTAACACACTTTCTAAATCTGTCGCCTGACTGAGATCAATTTTATAGACACGCTTAAAGGCATCAGGATTGTCTTTATAAAAAGTATCATCTCGCTCAGCGACCAAAAAGCTGTTATGGCTTAAAGCGACAAAAGCCGTATTTGAATGTGGTTCTACACCATCTTCCTGACGATAGAGATACTGAGCAAACACTTTTGTCTTTAAATTAATACTCACAATACGCGTCAAGGTCGATTTATTCGCTGCGGCATCAGGATGACTCATACAGGACTGCATAACGCCCAGTAAGGTGGTTTGATCTGGCGTAATGGTTAAGCCTTCCATGCCTCGGTTTTGACGTCGATTAGCATACTCTGCGGGCAGTAAATATCCCGAAACTCGTCTATCGTCTTCCACGTAAGCATTGATGCGGTCAATCTCAATCCCTTCGGCATCAAAATGCACGATATGCGGTCCATACTCATCACTGACCCAAAAAGTCCCATCCTTTAATGCGACTAAACCTTCCGCATCAAGTCCATATTCATCTGTTCCATTAGCAAGGACATTGCCATCTCGGTCATATGCCGTCTCTTTACTTGCGCCAAACTCACGGTTGGGCAAACCCGTAATGGCGCTCCCCGCTGGATTTTTAAGTAATATTTCTTTTAATTTATGAATTGTGCCATCATCCAAAAGTTCGAATAAGCCAATTTTTGGGGTATAACTGGGGTCTAAAAATATTTTTCCATTGTCATTATTTACATTATATGTCGTGTTCGGTCCACGATCCGTCAGGGCATAAAATTGATGTGGAATGCTGGGATGTGCAGAGATTTCAGAACCGAATCCGCCGCAGCGTATTTCAATAAAATGCCCTTCTTTGGCACCGTCTGGTATGGGATTTGTTTCTAAAAGTTCATAAGGCAAACTGACGCCTTGAGCAAAAAGTTTTAAATTGATCTGCTGATTATTCTCGCTCATTCAATGTGTCCTTGTTTTAATTTTTAGCGTTATAGCATCCACTATGCCTGTACCTTGACGACTCCAGAAGACACTTAAGGTTCAGTGGTCATCCTAAAATATAATTTTAAATATGATTACAAAATAGCACATTTAAGCAGCGCAATCCGCATCTATGATCAGGAAAACATCAACAAGGATCGCTATGAGTCCTACAACTCAAAAAGACATTCCGAAGCGTACATCAAGAGTGCATTCAAACAGTTTTGATTATTCTTTGGACTTTAAAAAAATTGATTTCAGAGCGCATCCTGAACTATATCGCGTGGGCCGCGGCGAACAAGGTGTATTATTGGTTGAGCCTTATAAATCCGAAATTTTGCCCTACTGGAGATTTGCGGATGAAGCTAAAGCCACAGCAAGCTCTGAGAAAATATTTCAACTGTTTCTAGATTATTTGGACAATGATGATTTTGTTGGTGCAGATATGGCACGCAAGTTTTTACAGATGGGATATACCCGCGTACGCCGTTATGCCAATCACAAAGGCGGCAAAAAGTATAAAGGTGCTGTGCCTGAGGATAAAAAAGGACTCAGCGGTGCGCATGGTCGTGAAGAATTGCCTCGCAGTGAGGAAGACCCTGTGAAAGCTGTAGCGACACAAATCTTTAAAAAGAAATGGGATGAGGCTAAAGTACATCCAAAATATATTGAGATGAAAGAGAAATTTAATGCGTCACTACAGCAAGATAAGAACTAAAAAAATTGATTTAAGTTAAAATTGACCTGTTGGAAAAATCCAAATGAAAAAAATCCCTGTAATCAATCTGATTTTAGCAAAATTGCTCCTCCTCTGCTGTGTGGGCGTAGCGAATGCTAATGTACCCTTCAAAAAAGTTGCACAATGCGAATCAGATTTTTTCAATGGATCATTTTGCTCCAAGAAAAATTTAACGCTCTATAAGAATGTACTCAAAGCTCAGAAAGCTAATTTTAATAAAAAATACATTTTACTCAATACAGGTGATTCAGATTCTCTAGAACTTATTGCATTAGACACTAAAACAGGAATAGCTTACCCACTAAATTATCAATTTACTGGTTGGGAAGATAACCAAGGAAAAGTACTCAAAAAACCTTCTTTTCAGTTTTCACTCAATACACCGAAAGTCTGCTTATCTGGTTCTCAATATGATGGTGAACATCCTGGCACTCATGAAACCTATAGCAATATTCGACAATGTTTTGAAATCAAAACAGATCAAAATTTTACAGGTTTTGAATCAGTTTATTCTGATAAAATTCAAC
This genomic window from Acinetobacter sp. TGL-Y2 contains:
- a CDS encoding DUF4385 domain-containing protein — encoded protein: MSPTTQKDIPKRTSRVHSNSFDYSLDFKKIDFRAHPELYRVGRGEQGVLLVEPYKSEILPYWRFADEAKATASSEKIFQLFLDYLDNDDFVGADMARKFLQMGYTRVRRYANHKGGKKYKGAVPEDKKGLSGAHGREELPRSEEDPVKAVATQIFKKKWDEAKVHPKYIEMKEKFNASLQQDKN
- a CDS encoding esterase-like activity of phytase family protein gives rise to the protein MSENNQQINLKLFAQGVSLPYELLETNPIPDGAKEGHFIEIRCGGFGSEISAHPSIPHQFYALTDRGPNTTYNVNNDNGKIFLDPSYTPKIGLFELLDDGTIHKLKEILLKNPAGSAITGLPNREFGASKETAYDRDGNVLANGTDEYGLDAEGLVALKDGTFWVSDEYGPHIVHFDAEGIEIDRINAYVEDDRRVSGYLLPAEYANRRQNRGMEGLTITPDQTTLLGVMQSCMSHPDAAANKSTLTRIVSINLKTKVFAQYLYRQEDGVEPHSNTAFVALSHNSFLVAERDDTFYKDNPDAFKRVYKIDLSQATDLESVLDSDVFKQDPALGLTLHGQTLEQYVMANGWDALVDLGIRAVDKHLVVDLVERLDYPHDKVEGLWVIDESHLAVINDDDYGFSENNGVLEQKYLDQGQTIIDANTLYIIDDLDLSPISDQPSVWVNSR